ACGCCCGGCTTGAGTTTGAGCGCAACCAGGAGCGCTACGCGTTCCTGCGCTGGGGCCAGTCGGCGTTTCGCAACTTCAAAGCCGTACCGCCGGACATGGGCATCGTCCACCAGGTGAACCTGGAATATCTGGCACGCGTGGTGTTCCCGGAAATGAAAGACGGAGTGACCCTGGCGTATCCAGACACCGTGGTCGGCACCGATTCGCACACCACCATGATCAATGGCCTGGGCGTGCTGGGCTGGGGCGTAGGCGGAATTGAAGCCGAGGCCGCGATGCTGGGCCAGCCGGTCTCCATGCTGCTGCCGCAAGTGGTGGGCTTCAAGCTCACCGGATCACTGAAAGAAGGCGCCACGGCCACGGACCTGGTGCTGACCGTGACGGAAATGCTGCGCAAGACCGGCGTGGTGGGAAAATTCGTGGAATTCTTCGGACCCGGCTTGGACAACCTGCCGCTCGCCGACCGCGCCACCATCGCCAACATGGCGCCCGAATACGGCGCCACCTGCGGGATCTTCCCCGTGGATTCGACCACGCTGGACTACCTCCGCATCACCGGACGCAGCGCTGACCAGATCGCCCTGGTGGAAGCCTACTGCAAAGAGCAAGGCTTGTTCCGCACGGCCGGAGCAAAAGACGCCGAGTACACGCAAACTGTTGCACTCGATCTCAGCACGGTGGAGCCCAGCGTGGCCGGACCGCGCCGTCCGCAGGACCGCGCACCGCTTTCGAAGGCGCAAGATTCATTTGCGCAAGCGCTGCCGACCCTGATTGGTCCGCGACCGATGCAGAACGGCGCCAAGGCTGCACCGGTGCAAGTGGCCAGATACGAAGGTGAAGGCGGCGGCGCCGCCGTTGCAGTGGCGGACCCGCATGCGCCCGTGGCGGAAGAGGTGGTTGACGAGAACGACGTTCAGAATTTGCACGATGGCTCCATCGTCATCGCCGCCATCACTTCGTGCACCAACACATCGAACCCGTCGGTGATGATGGCCGCCGGCATCCTGGCCCAGAAAGCCGTGGAAAAAGGCCTGTCCCGCAAGCACTGGGTCAAAACTTCCCTGGCTCCGGGTTCGCGCGTGGTGGCTGATTATTACGACAAGGCCGGACTCACGCCCTATCTCAACCAGCTTGGCTTCAACATCGTGGGCTACGGATGCACCACGTGCATCGGCAACTCCGGCCCGCTGCCGGCGGAAATTGCCGCCGTCATCAATGAAAAGCAACTCGTCGCGGTCTCCGTGCTGTCGGGCAACCGTAACTTTGAGGGCCGCATTAACAGTGACGTCCGCGCCAACTATCTGATGTCGCCACCGCTGGTGGTGGCCTACGCGCTCGCCGGACGCATTGACATGGACATCACGCGTGAGCCTCTGGGCAAAGGCAAAGACGGCAAGCCGGTGTACCTGCGCGACATCTGGCCCACGCAAAAAGAAGTCAGTGACACCGTGGCCCGGGCCATTGACTCCGGCATGTTCAAGCACACGTACGAAACCATCTTTGACGGCGACGAAGAGTGGAAGAAGATCCAGATACCCAAAGGCAACACCTACGCCTGGGACGCCAGCTCCACCTACATCAAGCGCGCTCCGTATTTTGACGACATGCCGGCCCAGCCCGCGGCGGTGAAAGACATCAAGGGCGCGCGCGTGCTGGCCAAGCTGGGACACAGCGTAACCACGGACCACATTTCGCCCGCCGGCTCCATCAAGCCGGCCAGTCCCGCGGGAAAATACTTGCAGGAACGCGGCGTGCCGCCGCTGGGCTTTAACTCTTACGGCTCGCGCCGCGGCAACCATGAAGTGATGGTGCGCGGCACCTTCGCCAATACGCGGCTGCGCAACGCGCTGGTGCCGGGATCAGAAGGCGGCGTCACGCGCTATTTTCCCAGTGGCAAAGATAGGCCAACGGAAGACATGTCCATCTTTGACGCGTCCGTTAAGTACATCGCTGACGGTGTCCCGCTGATCGTGCTCGCCGGGAAGGAATACGGCTCCGGTTCGTCGCGCGACTGGGCGGCCAAGGGGCCGCTGCTTCTCGGCATTCGCGCCGTGATCGCGGAAAGCTACGAACGCATTCATCGCTCGAACCTGGTTGGCATGGGCATTCTTCCGCTGCAGTTTCTGCCGGACCTGGACGCCGACAAGCTAGGCCTGAAGGGCGACGAAGTATTCGACATCGCCGGCCTGCCGCAAATGCTGGGGAGTAAATTCTCCGGCGGACGCCAGATCAAAGTCCGTGCGACGGCGCCGGACGGAAAGACCACAGAATTTACGGCCCTAGTGCGCATTGATACGCCGCAGGAAATTCTCTACTACGAACATGGCGGCATTTTGCAGTACGTGTTGCGGCAATTGCTGGCGGGCAAGGCGAAGCCGGAAGCGGCAAGATAAAAGCAAAAGCTGAACCACGAAGGACACGAAGGGGAGGATTCACGCAGAGACAAACGACCTTTGCGGACCTTCGCGTCCTTTGTGGTTAGGTCCTGCTGTTGTTCTTCCAAGAGACGATCCGCGCGCGTAGCTGTGGGAAACTCGTCCTGAATTCATAAGGAAACTGAAGAGATAACATCTCTAGCGAGCACCTTTGCTACCTGTCTAATAATGGTGCTTTCTCAGGTAATTGCACTGAGACGCTTGCGGAGCGTTAAGACCTATCGAAATTTCCGCTTAATTTGCCTCAGACAGTGCACATTCATGCCGGGTCCAGCACTGAGCCAAAGATTAGAAAATTTAACGAAGCATGGCTGGACATGGCCTTTGGGTTTCAAAAATTTGTTACATTTTGGTATTGGAACTATGTAAGAATAGTTTAGGCAGTTGCGGGGCTGCCGTTGCTAGGATTTTGAGCACGAGGTTACTATGGCAACGATTCGTTGTAACCAGCACGGCGTCAGCCACGAAGCATTTGTCTGCAAACACCTGGTTTACGGCAAATATCTTGGGTTCTTCTGCGATTTGGACGACCGCGGCAATCCTTTCCCCGACGCGTGGTGCAACAACTGTGAACTGATTCGCATGGAGTTTGACGGCTGGGGCGACGCCACCGAAGAGCTGATGGAAATCGCTCTGGTGTGCGGCGGCTGCTACGAAGAAATTCGCGATAAGAACCTGCGCGGCAACGAATCCAGCTCTTCTGTGCAGTAGCTCAGTGCCGGCTACAGTCTCTTCAGCGTACTGTCAACCTTTTTCAAGTCTTTTCATGTCGCGCTCTTCGCTGCGCGTCACATTTACTGCCGCCGCGTGGCAGTTGATGATCGCCCATTCGCCCGATGACCCGATCTCCCGATTCCCCGCTTGCCCCCTTTTCAAACCCTGATTCCAGCGGCATAATGTTGTGTTTAACCGGTTCTTAACCCACGTCCCACTGGAGTCGGCCGACCCTCTTGACCAAGAGTTAACCGCCAAGCTAGAACTTTTCGGATCAACTCGTCTGCAATCCGGTGTGGGTTTGCCTGAAGGAGGCACTTTGAAGGTTTACGAAGGCAAGGACATCCGCAATCTGGTCGTAATCGGGCACTCCCATTCCGGCAAGACCTCCCTGGTTTCTTCCATGCTGTTCACCGCCGGCGCCACTCCCAAACTGGGCCGCGTGGATGACGGCTCCACCGTGACCGATTACGATGAAGAAGAAATCGCCCGGCAAATGACCGTCACCACCGGCCTTGCTCCGCTGGAA
The Terriglobia bacterium genome window above contains:
- the acnA gene encoding aconitate hydratase AcnA; the encoded protein is MNSFGSRSKLRVGAQEFEICRLDALDKQGISTLRLPYSLRILLENLLRTENGRSVTADDIRFLANWKAQAVPDKEIAFTPARVLMQDFTGVPAVVDLAAMRDAMKKMGGDPNLINPLQPAELVIDHSVQVDEFGTAGAFAVNARLEFERNQERYAFLRWGQSAFRNFKAVPPDMGIVHQVNLEYLARVVFPEMKDGVTLAYPDTVVGTDSHTTMINGLGVLGWGVGGIEAEAAMLGQPVSMLLPQVVGFKLTGSLKEGATATDLVLTVTEMLRKTGVVGKFVEFFGPGLDNLPLADRATIANMAPEYGATCGIFPVDSTTLDYLRITGRSADQIALVEAYCKEQGLFRTAGAKDAEYTQTVALDLSTVEPSVAGPRRPQDRAPLSKAQDSFAQALPTLIGPRPMQNGAKAAPVQVARYEGEGGGAAVAVADPHAPVAEEVVDENDVQNLHDGSIVIAAITSCTNTSNPSVMMAAGILAQKAVEKGLSRKHWVKTSLAPGSRVVADYYDKAGLTPYLNQLGFNIVGYGCTTCIGNSGPLPAEIAAVINEKQLVAVSVLSGNRNFEGRINSDVRANYLMSPPLVVAYALAGRIDMDITREPLGKGKDGKPVYLRDIWPTQKEVSDTVARAIDSGMFKHTYETIFDGDEEWKKIQIPKGNTYAWDASSTYIKRAPYFDDMPAQPAAVKDIKGARVLAKLGHSVTTDHISPAGSIKPASPAGKYLQERGVPPLGFNSYGSRRGNHEVMVRGTFANTRLRNALVPGSEGGVTRYFPSGKDRPTEDMSIFDASVKYIADGVPLIVLAGKEYGSGSSRDWAAKGPLLLGIRAVIAESYERIHRSNLVGMGILPLQFLPDLDADKLGLKGDEVFDIAGLPQMLGSKFSGGRQIKVRATAPDGKTTEFTALVRIDTPQEILYYEHGGILQYVLRQLLAGKAKPEAAR